One Candidatus Korarchaeum sp. genomic region harbors:
- a CDS encoding radical SAM protein — protein MSERFMQFNYKGHKVQLRIEPYSMGSLVVDASRLAYLNHTAALMVKAFLSGGDWRDALRELRAHYRGLRKRDIREHFKEIVDKVSKFIEGYGDPVTDLGFRYQFPDVSLLSAPLRVDLALTYDCNNICLHCYSDSPAEVRELTTDEWKEVLRILRDLGVPQVTFTGGEPTLREDLVELVEEAQRLGIVSGVVTNGTLLSEELSERLARAGLDYIQITLEASDPEVHERITGVRGSWERTVEGIRNILRTGVYVSVNSTLLRENSSRIADTLRFVAGLGVHGYSLNRLIYSGRAKLAEDLEPDFDEMRRVVSEAKELCLQLGLDFTWYGVTRYCEIDPIELGLGPKFCSACSIAIAVEPDGSVIPCQSHYLRLGNILRDDWERIWYSEGCRRIREAAYVGDACLSCPALGACRGGCPLESEVRPYPPNPPEVEPHELRS, from the coding sequence TTGAGCGAAAGGTTCATGCAGTTCAACTACAAGGGCCATAAGGTTCAGCTGAGGATCGAACCTTACAGCATGGGCTCGCTAGTCGTGGATGCCAGTAGGCTAGCTTACCTGAACCACACGGCTGCTCTCATGGTGAAGGCATTCCTCTCAGGAGGTGACTGGAGAGACGCTTTGAGGGAACTGAGGGCACACTACAGGGGGTTGAGGAAGAGGGATATTAGGGAGCACTTCAAGGAGATAGTTGATAAGGTAAGTAAGTTCATAGAGGGTTACGGTGATCCCGTAACGGACTTGGGATTCAGGTATCAGTTCCCGGATGTTTCACTCCTCTCCGCTCCCCTTAGGGTGGATCTAGCGTTGACCTACGATTGCAATAACATATGCCTCCACTGCTACTCCGATAGCCCCGCTGAGGTGAGGGAACTCACCACGGATGAGTGGAAGGAGGTCCTGAGGATCCTCAGGGATCTGGGAGTCCCTCAGGTGACCTTCACCGGAGGCGAGCCCACCCTCAGGGAGGACCTGGTGGAGCTGGTAGAGGAGGCTCAGAGGCTGGGGATCGTATCGGGTGTAGTAACTAACGGAACTCTGTTAAGCGAGGAGCTATCGGAGAGGCTCGCCAGGGCTGGTTTAGACTACATCCAGATCACCCTGGAAGCTAGTGACCCTGAGGTGCATGAGAGGATCACGGGAGTGAGGGGGAGCTGGGAGAGGACCGTTGAAGGTATAAGGAACATTCTGAGGACCGGGGTTTACGTTAGCGTGAACTCAACACTCTTGAGGGAGAACTCGAGTAGGATAGCGGACACCCTGAGGTTCGTCGCTGGGCTGGGGGTCCATGGCTACTCATTGAACAGGTTGATTTACAGCGGAAGGGCTAAGCTAGCCGAGGACCTAGAGCCGGACTTCGATGAGATGAGGAGGGTCGTTTCTGAGGCGAAAGAGCTCTGCTTACAGCTTGGTCTGGATTTCACTTGGTACGGGGTCACCAGGTACTGTGAGATCGATCCCATCGAGCTTGGGTTGGGCCCGAAGTTCTGCTCGGCTTGCAGTATAGCGATAGCTGTGGAGCCGGATGGATCGGTCATACCTTGCCAGAGCCACTACCTGAGGCTCGGAAACATACTGAGGGATGACTGGGAGAGAATCTGGTACTCTGAGGGATGCAGGAGGATAAGGGAAGCCGCTTACGTAGGTGATGCCTGCTTGAGCTGTCCAGCATTAGGAGCCTGTAGAGGAGGTTGCCCTCTTGAGTCCGAGGTCAGGCCTTATCCCCCTAACCCTCCGGAGGTCGAGCCTCATGAACTCAGAAGCTGA